A stretch of the Glycine soja cultivar W05 chromosome 13, ASM419377v2, whole genome shotgun sequence genome encodes the following:
- the LOC114382347 gene encoding uncharacterized protein LOC114382347: MGTEANKYVDTHPGKLGNATRYDLPDSQETDDQFKEHYQIPKRKLLELESSPYLSNDMPSPMFLRLDERINLHSEFPTNHSHNFPPLYSITEPECKLSATPSFSATAKSGVTLESLFSKAANATRYGLHDSQELDVQFAEHHLIPKRKLLEHESSSSFSDHLLSPVFLQSVEIMNPHVDFPTYPLKFQPLFSMTEAKSNFGGIPSFIDKGYVTREFLSNNQEHEILALNHFKELGKLESESFPLMENFFDYTTDETSLPITCKYTKPNIAPELPILGYGEEQILNNTLDEYHVSPSSLLLDKPQVFNSILDSGFLRCQEFKFGNYVYEDMDTNFNPTALSLSHNKHYLNVSENYKNGISCVQDSVFLSPYQHWVGRTVSGAYHHRPNPETWLPSSPDECQRCLSLTSSHLNHQSSNSRTFQLPQRESMSSLFHINDNYKPEMDGENHSVMPYHFREGLIEMYNSSFLHMSMQRNSGCPFPLDGCNYVNEQEKTQKLFL; this comes from the exons ATGGGCACTGAGGCAAAT AAATATGTGGATACACATCCAGGAAAATTAGGGAATGCTACAAGATATGATTTACCCGATTCTCAAGAGACAGATGATCAATTTAAGGAGCACTATCAGATACCTAAAAGGAAACTTCTTGAACTAGAATCAAGTCCATACTTAAGCAATGATATGCCGTCTCCTATGTTTCTCAGATTAGATGAGAGAATTAATCTGCACTCGGAGTTTCCAACCAATCATTCTCACAATTTTCCACCTCTTTACAGTATAACAGAACCTGAGTGCAAACTAAGTGCAACTCCAAGTTTCAGTGCCACAGCCAAGAGTGGTGTAACTCTTGAATCTCTGTTTAGCAAAGCAGCAAATGCTACCAGATATGGTTTACATGATTCTCAGGAGTTAGATGTTCAATTTGCAGAACACCATCTGATACCTAAGAGGAAACTTCTTGAACATGAATCAAGTTCATCCTTCAGTGATCATTTGTTGTCTCCTGTGTTTCTCCAATCAGTTGAGATAATGAATCCACATGTTGACTTTCCAACTTATCCACTCAAGTTTCAACCTCTGTTCAGTATGACAGAAGCTAAAAGCAATTTCGGTGGAATTCCAAGTTTCATTGACAAGGGTTATGTAACTCGAGAATTTCTGAGTAATAATCAAGAGCATGAAATCCTTGCACTGAATCATTTCAAAGAGCTGGGGAAACTTGAGAGTGAGTCGTTTCCTCTTATGGAGAATTTTTTTGACTATACTACAGATGAGACAAGTTTGCCTATCACTTGTAAGTATACAAAGCCAAATATAGCCCCTGAGTTACCAATTTTAGGCTACGGTGAAGAGCAGATACTAAATAATACATTAGATGAATACCACGTTAGTCCTTCATCCTTGCTACTTGACAAGCCACAGGTCTTCAATTCAATATTGGATTCTGGTTTCTTAAGATGTCAAGAATTCAAGTTTGGAAATTATGTCTATGAAGACATGGACACAAATTTTAACCCGACAGCATTGTCCTTGTCACACAATAAACACTACTTAAATGTGTCTGAAAATTACAAGAATGGCATTTCATGTGTGCAAGACAGCGTGTTCCTTTCACCATACCAGCATTGGGTTGGAAGGACAGTTTCCGGTGCCTACCATCATCGTCCTAATCCGGAAACCTGGCTACCATCTTCACCAGATGAATGTCAGAGGTGCTTATCCCTAACTAGTTCCCATTTAAATCACCAAAGTTCAAATTCGAGAACTTTCCAATTACCGCAAAGGGAAAGTATGTCTTCTCTTTTTCATATTAATGATAATTACAAGCCAGAAATGGATGGTGAAAATCACAGTGTAATGCCTTACCATTTTAGGGAAGGCTTGATTGAAATGTATAACTCATCTTTTCTTCATATGTCCATGCAAAGAAACAGTGGATGCCCATTTCCTTTGGATGGCTGCAACTATGTCAACGAACAAGAGAAAACGCAGAAGCTGTTCCTCTAG